One Streptomyces umbrinus genomic window, GCCAGGACTTCCTTGTCCTGTTTCCGGGCATGAGTGGGTCACCTCTTTCGCTAGAAAGCGCTTCCACCCCGGTGATACGACCCTAGGGAAGGTCCTGATGTCAGAACAAGATCCGTGCATCGCTTCTGTCACGCCCGGCGCTGCTGGCTCGTCCGTTGCTGCTGGCTCGCCCGTTGCTTCTGGTTCACCCGTTGCTTCTGGCTCGTCCGTTGCGGAGAGGCGTCGTTGTGCCGTGGTGGGGTTGGGTGCTCGTGCTCGGATGTTTACCGAGGCGATCACCGGGCCGTACTCGGACCGGATCGAGTTGGTGGGCTTCTGTGACGTCAACGCCCGTCGTATGGCCGTCCACAACGGGTGGATCGCGGACGGTCATCCTGGGCGGGGGACCGTGGCGGCCTACGCCGCCGAGGACTTCGACGTGATGCTTCGGCGGGAGCGGGTGGACCTTGTCGTGGTGTGCAGTGTCGACCGCACCCACGACGACTACATCGTGCGGGCGCTGGAGGCGGGGTGCGATGTCGTCACGGAGAAGCCGATGACCACGGACGCCGACAAGGCCCGCCGCATTCTCGATGCCCGGCGGCGGACCGGGGGTGAGGTGCGGGTCGCCTTCAACTACCGCTACAACCCTGTGCATTCGGCCGTACGGGAAGTCATCGCGGGCGGGGAGATCGGTGAGGTCGGGTCTGTGCACTTCGAGTGGCTGCTCGATCTGCGGCACGGTGCGGACTACTTCCGGCGGTGGCACCGGGACAAGGCCAACTCCGGTGGGCTGATGGTGCACAAGGCCACGCATCACTTCGATCTCGTCAACTGGTGGTTGGGTACGGAGCCGGAGACCGTGTTCGCGCAGGGTGGGCTGTTCTTCTACGGCGAGGAGGCCGGGCGGCGGCGGGGGCTCGCGCGGCCCTACGCCCGGGCCCATGGCGCCCCTTCGGCGCAGGACGACCCCTTCGCGGTGCGGCTTGCGGACTCCGAGGTGCTGAGTGCGCTCTATCTGGACGCGGAGGCGGAGGACGGGTATCACCGCGACCAGAACGTGTTCGGGCCCGGCGTGAGCATCGAGGACGACATGGCTGTGCTTGTGCGGTATGCGTCTGGGGCCTCGCTGACCTATCACCTGACTGCCTATTCGCCCTGGGAGGGGTATCGCGTCGCCTTCAACGGGAGCGAGGGGCGGTTGGAGTTGCTGGTGGAGGAGTCGACGTGGACTCGGTCCTCGGTGCGGGGCGATGGTGCGAGTCCTGTTATGCACGGGGCGACTGTGGGGGATGAGGTCGGGCGTACGGAGTTGTTGGTGCGGCGGTTCTGGGAGCCTGCGCGTGTGGTGAAGGTCGGGAGCGGGGAGGGTGAGGCTTCGGCTGAGGGTGGACATGGGGGTGGGGATGTGCGGATGCTGGCCGATCTGTTCGGGGATCGGTCCGGCGGGGATGCCCTGGGGCGGGCTGCCGACGCGGTTGACGGGGCGAGGTCGTTGGTTACCGGGCTGGCCGCCAATGAGTCGTTCGTGACCGGGCTGCCTGTTCGGGTGCGGGATCTGTTGGACGTTTGAGGGCGTCGGTTCGGCCTGCCTCACCAGTCGGTTCGGCCTACCTCACCAAGTGACGTGCAGGGTCTGGGGTGAGCGGTGGATCAGGGTCGGGCGCATGGTGACCGGGTGGTCGTCTGCCAGGCGGAGGGTGGGGAAGCGGGTCGTCAACTGCTCCAGGGTCAGGCGGAGTTGCTCTCTCGCCAATTGGGATCCTGGGCACGTGTGCACCCCTAGGCCGAATGCCACGTGGCGGCCCGGGGTGCGGGTGATGTCGAACTCGTCCGGGCGGGGGTGGCGGGATCCGTCGCGGTTCGCCGCACCGAATGCCACGAACACCGTTGAGCCGGTGGGGAGTTCTGTGCCTGCGAGGGTGATCGCGCGGGTGGTGGTTCGGCGGAAGCCCTGTAGTGCCGTGTCGTAGCGGGCCGCCTCTTCTATGGCCGCGGGGATTCGGTTCGGCTCTGCGCAGAGGAGGTTCCACTGGGGCGGGTGGCGGAGGAGGTGCAGAACCGTCGTGCCGATCAGGGCTGTGGTGGTGAGGTGGCCTGCCAGGAGGAAGTTCTGCAGATGGGCCACCAGTTCGTGGCGTTGGTCGAGTGTCAGGTCGGTTGCGGGTGGGGGTTGGGGTGTGAGGGAGGTGATCAGTTCTGTGCAGAGGTCGTTCTGGGGGTTCTTGCTGCGGACGCGGGCGAAAGCGTCGAGTGCCTGCTGCATTGCCACGACGTCCTGGGCTGCTTCTACTTGTTCGGCCTCCGACATGGGGCGGAAGAGCAGTTCCTCTGCTCGGTAGCCGCCGTGTACGGCCTGGGGGACGTCCTTGGGGTCCAGGCCTACGATCCTGCCGATCACTTCGCCCGGGAGGCGTTGGGCGTACGCCGCCATCAGGTCTGCGTGGCCCTTCTCGGCGAAGGCGTCGATCAGGGCCGATGCTCGTTCCGCGGCGTACGGGAGTACGGCGGCGACCTTGGCGGGTGACAGGCCTCGTACGATCGGGGCGCGTAGGCGTTGGTGGTGGGAGCCGTCGGCTGTGACGACCACGGGGCGGCCGCCGAAGCCGCCGCCCAGGACCGCGAGGGCGGCGGGGGCCGGCATCACGTCCGGGCGCAGCGCGTTAGCCGAGGAGAAGTCGTCCGGGCGGCGGAGGATCTCCCTGACGTCCTCGTCCCTGGCTGCCAGCCAGGCGTCCAGTTCCGGGATGAACGTCAGGCCTTTGGCCCGCCTTGCGCGCTCGTAGTGGGGGTACGGGTTGCGTTGCAACTCGTCGAGTCTGCCGTGCAGTTCACGGTCCACGGGGTCATGGTGCCGGATGGGGTGGGGTGTGGGTAGGGCGCTTCTGGTCCGGTGGGTGGGGCGGGGCCGTGCCGGTATGTCACGTTCGCGACTGCTGGGCATACTGCCCTGAGATTCATTGGTGGACGTTGCCAGCGGGAGCTGTACGTCGCGAACGTTGACACACCGGCACGGCCCCGCCCCGCGCGCGTCGGCGTCTGCTGCGCCATTGAGTGCCTACGATCCTGGCGTGGTTCAGTTTTGTGTGCGGCGGGACAGTGGCCTCGATGCTGGTGAGGCGTGGCGGCGGCTCACGCTGTGGGAGCGGCATGGGGATGTGGTGCCGTTGACCCGGATCACTGTTGCCGCGGGGGCGGGGGGTGGGGTGGGATCCGTGTTCGTGGCTCGGACCGGGGTCGGGGCCCTTGCGTTTGATGACCCCATGGAGGTGGTCCTCTGGCAGCCGCCTCAGGATGGGGGCTCGGGGATGTGTCGGCTCGTCAAGCGGGGTACGTTCGTCACGGGGTGGGCCGAGATCGAGGTGCATCCGTCTGCGGCTACGGGCACGCGGGTGGTGTGGCGGGAGGAGTTGGTGGTGCGGTTGGCCCCGCGGGCTCTCGATCCCGCTTTGAAGCGGATGGCTCGGTGGATGTTCGGGCGGGCCGTGGACCAATTGTTGCTGCGTCCCTGAAGGCTCGTGGAGGGGGGTCACGCCAGTCACCCGGGGCCCAACAGCCAATTCGCCTCCCCCCGCCACCACGCCGGCATTACCTCCGGGTCCACCACACGGGCGCGGAGTGGGCCCCCTCGTACGGAGCATAAGGAGGACGTCGTCGCCGGACGAGGCGCGCGGCGCCCTCGTGAATGCCTTGGAGGAACTGCTCGACACGACTCGCGAGTTCTCGTTCTTCCTGTCGCCGGCGACTTCGTAAGCCCTCAGGTCACCGATCCAACCGGCCCGGCAGGCGGAGCCGTTACGGAAGTCCCGGTGGGAGGGTGCCGGGCAGCGCGTCGTATTTCATGAACGCCTCCCGGCTGTCCGAGACGAAGGGCCACTGCCACAGTCTCTGTCGCAGCTCGACCTCGGGCAGCCAGTCGTGCCACGCGATCTCCGACGGGTCCGGCGTGACGTCCCCGTCGACGACGGCCTCATCGATGACGGCCTCGTGCACTGCCATCCAGTACGGGCTGATCTCTCCCCGGCAGAGGTACTTGAAGGCGAAGCGGACCGTGGCCCTGATTCCGAGTTCCTCCTTGAGCTCCCGGGTCGCCGCCGCCTCGTAGGACTCCCCCACTTCGACGCCTCCGCCCAGCAGCCAGTTGTACCGGCCGGGGAAGCGTGTGACGTGCTCCGGCCTGCGGTGCACGAGTATGCGTCCCTCGTTGTCGCGGCATACGACCGTGGCCACTCGGTGCAGCCAGCCGCGACGGACGGCTTCGCCCCGGTCGACGATGCCGAGTACCCGGTCGCGCTCGTCCACGCGTTCCACCGGCTCGTCCGTGAGAGTCATGGGGCCCACCCTGCCAAAAGTCTGTGGAGTGCGGCCGAGCGGACTTGCGAGACTGGGACCCATGAGCGACATGGAGAGATTCCGTCGGGCCGTGGTCGAGTGGGCGGCCGGTGGGGCGGGGGCGTCGGCGGCCGGTGAGACCGCGCGGGAGCTGGCGGTCGGGGTCGGGCTGCGTACGGTCGTGCTCGTCGAAGGGGGCAGTGATCAGGTCGCGATCGAGGCGTTGGCCTCGCGGCGTGGTCGGGATCTGGACAGTGAAGGTGTGTCGGTCGTGCCGCTCGGGGGTGCGACGAGTGTCGGCAGGTTCGTGGATCTGTGTGGGCCGGCGGGTCTTGGTGTGCGGCTCGCCGGGTTGTGCGATGTCGGGGAGGAGCGCTTCTTCCGGAGGGCGCTGGAGCGGGCCGGGCTCGGTTCCGACATCCCGCCCGAGGGGCTGGAAGCCCTTGGTTTCTACGTGTGCGACGCGGATCTGGAGGACGAGTTGATCCGGTCCCTGGGCGTCGAAGTCGTGCAGCAGGTCGTGGTGGATCAGGGGGAGTCACGGCCGTTCCGTACGTTCCGGAACCAGCCCGCCCAGCGGCAGCGGACCATGGAGCAGCAACTGCGGAGGTTCCTGGGGACGCACAGTGGTCGCAAGGCCCAGTACGCGCGCGGGATGGTCGAGAGTCTGGATCTGGAGCGGACGCCCCGGCCGTTGGAGCGGCTTCTCGCCCACGTCTGATCGAACATCGGACACGTTTTGCGCCTCGACCGCGGCGCGTGCGCGTGTGTCAGGCCACCGAACCTATTCGTGCGGTGGGCTTCGGTGTTGATGACCTGTCGTGGTGAATGGGCGTGTGGGCGCCGGTCAGTGGGACTCCGGTGCCGCCTCGCCTGTTCGCGACGATCTCCGAGGCGATGGAGAGGGCCGTCTCCTCGGGTGTACGGGCACCCAGGTCCAGCCCGATGGGAGACCTGAGCCGGGCCAACTCCAGTTCCGTGATGCCGACTTCGCGGAGGCGTTCGTTGCGGTCCAGGTGGGTGCGGCGGGAGCCCATCGCGCCGACGTACGCCACGGGGAGGCGGAGCGCGAGTTGGAGGAGGGGTACGTCGAACTTGGCGTCGTGGGTCAGGACGCACAGGACCGTGCGGGCGTCGACCTGGGTGCGCTCCAGGTAGCGGTGCGGCCAGTCGACCACGATCTCGTCCGCCTCCGGGAAGCGGGCCGCTGTCGCGAAGACCGGGCGGGCATCGCACACCGTGACGCGGTAGTTCAGGAACTTGCCGATGCGGACCAGGGCGGAGGCGAAGTCGATCGCGCCGAAGACGATCATCCTGGGTGGCGGAACCGACGATTCGATGAGGAGTGTGAGCGGTGCTCCGCAGCGAGAGCCCTGCTCTCCGATCTCCAGGGTGCCCGTGCGGCCCGCGTCCAGGAAGGAGCGCGCCTCGTCCACGGCCGTCCGGTCCAGTTCCGGGTGGGCGCCGAATCCGCCCTCGTACGAGCCGTCCGGGCGGATCAGCAGGGCGCGGCCCAGGAGTTCCGGAGGTCCGGCTGCGATACGCGCCACTGCCGCCGCCTCCCCGCGCGTGGCGGTGGCCAGGGCCGAGGCGAAGATCTCCCGGTCGGAGTCCCCGGCGCGTACCGGCGTCACCAGGATGTCGATGATCCCGCCGCACGTCAGGCCCACCGCGAAAGCGTCCTCGTCGCTGTAGCCGAAGCGTTCGAGGACCGGTTGCCCGTCAGCCAACGCCTGTTGGCACAGCTCGTACACCGCGCCCTCCACACAGCCGCCGGAGACCGAGCCGATCGCCGTGCCGTCGGAATCGACGGCCAGTGCGGCGCCCGGCTGGCGAGGTGCGCTTCCGCCGACGGCCACCACGGTGGCCACGGCGAAGTCGCGCCCCTGCTCGACCCACCGGTGCAACTCGTCGGCGATGTCCAGCATCTCTCGTTCTCCTAACGGTGGTTGGGGTGGCTCGTCGGTCGGGTCGGCCCCGCGCCCCGAAGGGGGCGCGGGGAACTGCGCGACCAGCCACGACGGACCCGCGGACGAGGCATCGCGGATCCAGCGGAGCGCCTAGTGGACGCCCATCCAGCTCTCGATCGGGTTCAGGGCGAAGTAGACGACGAAGACAGCCGTCAGGCCCCACATGAAGGCCCCGATCTCCCGGGCCCTGCTCTGGGCGACCTTGATGGCGACGTAGCTGATGACTCCGGCCGCGACGCCCGCGGTGATGGAGTACGTGAACGGCATGATGACGACCGTCAGGAAGACGGGGATCGCGGTGGCGCGGTCGGCCCAGTCGACGTGCCGGGCGTTCATCATCATCATGGCGCCGATGACAACCAGGGCCGCGGCCGCGACCTCGCCGGGGACGATCGCCGTCAGCGGGGTGAAGAAGAGGCAGGCCGCGAAGAACAGGCCCGTGATGACCGAGGAGAAGCCCGTGCGGGCGCCTTCGCCTACGCCTGTGGCGGACTCGACGAACACCGTCTGGCCCGAGGCGCCCGAGACTCCGCCGATCGCGCCGCCCGCGCCGTCGATGAACAGCGCCTTGGACAGGCCGGGCATCCGGCCCTTGTCGTCGGCCAGCTTGGCCTCGGTGCCGACGCCGATGATGGTGGCCATCGCGTCGAAGAACCCTGCGAGGACCAGGGTGAACACGATCATGCCGACCGTCATCGCGCCGACCTGGCCCCAGCCGCCGAACTCCACGTCTCCGAAGATCGAGAAGTCGGGCATGGACACCGCGCTGCCGTGCAGCTCGGGCGCGCCGCCGGCCCACTGCTTGGCGTCGATGACGTCAAGTGCGTTGAGGACGACGGCCAGTACGGTGCCGCCGACGATGCCGATCAGGATCGCGCCGGGGATGCCGCGTGCCTGGAGCATGAAGATGGCGAGCAGGGTGACGGCGAAGAGCAGGACCGGCCAGCCGGCGAGTTCACCGGTCGCACCGAGGGAGAGCGGGGTCGCCTTGCCCTGGTGGACGAAGCCCGCCTTCACCAGGCCGATCAGGGCGACGAACAGGCCGATGCCCATGGTGATCGCGTGCTTCAGCGCCAGCGGGATCGCGTTCATGATCATCTCGCGCAGCCCGGTGACCACCAGGAGCATGATCACGACGCCGTACATCACACACATGCCCATGGCCTGCGGCCAGGTCATCTGGGGCGCGACCTGCGAGGAGAGGACGCCGGAGACGGAGAGTCCGGCGGCCAGGGCGAGCGGCACCTTGCCGAAGAAGCCCATCAGGAGCGTGGTGAAGGCCGCCGCGAACGCGGTCGCGGTGATCAGGGCCTTCTGGCCGAGCGTGTCCCCCGCCGCGTCCTTGCCGGACAGGATCAGGGGGTTGAGCAGCAGGATGTACGCCATCGCCATGAAGGTGGTGACGCCGCCGCGCACCTCACGCGCGACCGAGCTTCCTCGCTTGGATATGTGAAAGTACCGGTCGAGCCAGGACCTGCCGGCCGGGATACGGGTTCCTTCACCCGCATCGTCGGCGGTGGTCCTCGGCTCCAGCGACTGCTGGGTCATGTGGGCCTACTCCCAAGGTTCACAGGGGCACCCGCTGTCGCCTTCGGCGTGTGCGGGATTTGGGAAGGTGCTTCGGCCGCACGACCCGGGGGACGGCCCGAGACGAACGAATCGTGGTGCTGCACGTGGACCGGTACCGGGGGTGCCGTTGGACGTACGGTTCGCCCGGTGCCGGGGGTGCCGTTGCTGTGCCCAGCCGTTCCGGCCTGCGGAACGGCTGCCCACAACGACGGCGGGGCGCCTATGCCGTGCCGGTGAGGTGTTCCGGTCGGACCGGCGTCCTGTTGAGCTCCAAGCCCGTCGCGTTCCGGATTGCCGCTAGCACGGCCGGAGTCGACGACAGAGTCGGTGCCTCGCCGATGCCACGGAGCCCGTACGGCGCGTGGTCGTCGGCGAGTTCGAGCACGTCGACGGGGATGGTCGGCGTGTCGAGGATCGTGGGGATGAGGTAGTCGGTGAAGGAGGGGTTCCTGACCTTCGCCGTCTTGGGGTCGACGATGATCTCCTCCATGACCGCGATGCCCAGGCCCTGGGTCGTACCGCCCTGGATCTGGCCGATGACGGACAGCGGGTTGAGCGCCTTGCCGACGTCCTGGGCGCAGGCCAGTTCGATGACCTTCACCAGGCCCAGTTCGGTGTCCACCTCGACGACCGCGCGGTGGGCGGCGAAGGAGTACTGGACGTGGCCGAAGCCCTGGCCCGTCGCGGAGGTCGAAGGGCTCGGTCGGCCGGTGCCGCCACTCCTCCTCGACCTCGACGGCCTCGCCTTCGAGTACGTCCACCAGGTCGGCCAGCACCTCGCCGCCGTCGGTGACGACCTTGCCGCCCTCCAGGAGCAGTTCGGCGGTGGCCCAGGCGGGGTGGTACGTACCGAACTTGCGGCGGCCGATCTCCAGGACCTTCTCGCGGACGAGTTCGCAGGAGTTCTTGACGGCGCCGCCGGTGACGTACGTCTGGCGGGACGCGGAGGTCGAACCGGCCGAGCCCACCTGGGTGTCCGCCGGGTGGATCGTCACCTGGGCGACGCCCAGTTCGGTGCGGGCGATCTGCGCGTGGACGGTGACGCCGCCCTGGCCGACCTCCGCCATCGCGGTGTGGACGGTGGCCACCGGTTCGCCGCCGACGACTTCCATGCGGACCTTGGCCGTTGAATAGTCGTCGAAGCCCTCGGAGAAGCCGACGTTCTTGATGCCGACCGCGTAGCCGACGCCTCGTACGACGCCTTCGCCGTGGGTGGTGTTGGAGAGGCCGCCGGGCAGTTGGCGGACGTCCGCCGCCTCGCCGGCCGCGAGCCACTGCTGCTCGGGCGGCATGGGCATCGCCTTGACGCGGCGCAGGAGTTCGGCGACCGGGGCGGGCGAGTCGACGCTCTGGCCGGTCGGCATGATCGTGCCCTGCGACATCGCGTTGAGCTGCCGGAACTCGACCCGGTCCATGCCCACCTTGTCGGCGAGCTTGTCCATCTGTGCCTCGTAGGCGAAGCATGCCTGGACCGCGCCGAAGCCGCGCATGGCGCCGCAGGGCGGGTTGTTGGAGTAGAGGGCGATCGATTCGATGTCGACGTCTTCGAGTACGTACGGGCCGACCGCGAGGGACGCCGCGTTGCCGACGACCGCCGGGGACGCGGAGGCGTAGGCGCCGCCGTCCAGGACGATGCGGCACTTCATGTGCGTGAGCTTGCCGTCCTTGGTCGCCCCGTGCTCGTAGTGGAGCTTCGCGGGGTGGCGGTGGACGTGGCCGAAGAAGGACTCGAAGCGGTTGTAGACGATCTTGACCGGCTTGCCCGTACGCAGCGCGAGCAGGCAGGCGTGGATCTGCATCGACAGGTCCTCGCGGCCGCCGAACGCGCCGCCGACGCCGGAGAGCGTCATGCGGACCTTGTCCTCGGGGAGGCCCAGGACGGGTGCGATCTGCTTGAGGTCCGAGTGCAGCCACTGGGTGGCGATGTAGAGGTCGACGCCGCCGTCCTCGGAGGGCACGGCGAGACCCGACTCCGGGCCGAGGAAGGCCTGGTCCTGCATGCCGAAGGTGTACTCGCCCTCGACGATGAAGTCGGCGCGTTCCCGGGCGGATGCCACGTCGCCGCGAATGATCGGCTGACGGTGCACGATGTTCGGGTGCGGGACGTGGCCGATGTGGTGGTCGTCGCGGTTCTCGTGGACGAGGATCGCGTCCGGCGCGGTCGCGGACGACTCGTCGGTGATGACCGGGAGTTCGCGGTACTCGACCTTGATCTTGGCGGCGGCGCGGCGCGCGGTCTCCGGGTGGTCGGCGGCGACGATCGCGACCGGCTCGCCGTGGTGACGGACCTTGCCGTGCGCGAGCACCGGGGTGTCCTGGATCTCCAGGCCGTAGTTCTTCACGTCGGTCGGCAGGTCGTCGTACGTCATGACGGCGTAGACGCCGGGGGTCTTCAGCGCCTCGACCGTGTCGATGGAGACGATCTCGGCGTGCGCGACCGTGGAGCGCAGGATCTGGCCCCAGAGCATGTCCTCGTGCCACATGTCCGAGGAGTACGCGAACTCTCCGGTGACCTTGAGGATGCCGTCCGGGCGGAGCGTGGACTCACCGATGCCGCCCTTGGTCCGGGAACCCTGGGTGACCTTGGTGGGAGTGCCGAGGGGAGCGCTTTTGCCGGCCATCGTCAGACCACCTCTCCCTGTCGGGCGGCCGCCAGGCGGACCGCGTCCATGATCTTCTCGTAGCCGGTGCAGCGGCAGAGGTTGCCCGACAGCGCCTCGCGGATGTCCGCGTCGCTCGGGGTCGGGTTGCGCTCCAGCATCTCGTCGGCGGCGACCAGCAGGCCGGGCGTGCAGAAGCCGCACTGGACGGCGCCGGCGTCGATGAACGCCTGCTGGATCGGGGAGAGTTCGGTGCCCTCGCCGGCCTGCGAGTCGGAGGGCCTGGCCTCCCACCGCTTGGCCGCGTCCAGGGGCGTACCGCAGGCTCCGGAAGCTCCGGAGGCACAACCCCCGTGCTCCGCGCGCTGTTTGGCGAAGTCGGCGAGGCCCTCGACCGTGACGACCTCGCGGCCCTCGACCTGGCCGGCCGCGACCAGACACGAACACACCGGTACGCCGTCCAGGCGGACCGTGCAGGAGCCGCACTCGCCCTGCTCGCAGGCGTTCTTGGAGCCGGGAAGACCCATGCGCTCGCGCAGGACGTAGAGCAGGCTCTCGCCCTCCCAGACGTCGTCGGCTTCCTGCGGACGGCCGTTGACCGTGAAATTGACGCGCATTACGCGACTCCCTCCGAACGGGCGGCGGTGCCGCGGTACGACTCCCAGGTCCAGGTCAGCGTGCGGCGGGCCATGATGCCGACCGCGTGGCGGCGGTAGCTCGCCGTGCCCCGGACGTCGTCGATCGGGTTGCAGGCGGCCGAGCACAGCTCGGCGAACTGCTTGGCGACCGACGGGGTGATGATCCTGCCGTTGTCCCAGAAGCCGCCCTCTTCGAGCGCCGCGTTCAGGAACTCCTCGGCGGCCTTGGCCCGTACGGGCGTGGGCGCGGCCGAGCCGATGCCGGTGCGGACCGTGCGGGTGTCGGGGTGCAGGGCCAGACCGAAGGCGCAGACCGCGATCACCATGGCGTTGCGGGTGCCGACCTTCGAGTACTGCTGCGGGCCGTCGGCCTTCTTGATGTGGACGGCCCGGATGAGCTCGTCGGCGGCGAGCGCGTTGCGCTTCACACCGGTGTAGAACTCGTCGATCGGGATCAGCCGCGTGCCTCGTACGGACTGGGCCTCGACCTCCGCGCCCGCCGCGAGGAGGGCGGGGTGGGCGTCGCCGGCCGGGGAGGCGGTGCCGAGGTTGCCGCCGACGCCGCCGCGGTTGCGGATCTGCGGGGAGGCCACCGTGTGGGAGGCGAGGGCCAGGCCGGGCAGCTCGCCGCGCAGCTGCTCCATGATCGCCGTGTACGGGACCGAGGCGCCGAGGCGGACGGACTCCTCGCCGACCTCCCACTCACCCAGTTCGCCGATGCGGTTCAGGTCCAGCAGGTACTCGGGCCGGCGGTGGTCGAAGTTGATCTCGACCATCACATCGGTGCCACCCGCAATCGGCACAGCGGTGGGGTGCTCGGCCTTCGCGGCGAGCGCCTCCTCCCAGCTGGCGGGGCG contains:
- a CDS encoding Gfo/Idh/MocA family protein, which gives rise to MSEQDPCIASVTPGAAGSSVAAGSPVASGSPVASGSSVAERRRCAVVGLGARARMFTEAITGPYSDRIELVGFCDVNARRMAVHNGWIADGHPGRGTVAAYAAEDFDVMLRRERVDLVVVCSVDRTHDDYIVRALEAGCDVVTEKPMTTDADKARRILDARRRTGGEVRVAFNYRYNPVHSAVREVIAGGEIGEVGSVHFEWLLDLRHGADYFRRWHRDKANSGGLMVHKATHHFDLVNWWLGTEPETVFAQGGLFFYGEEAGRRRGLARPYARAHGAPSAQDDPFAVRLADSEVLSALYLDAEAEDGYHRDQNVFGPGVSIEDDMAVLVRYASGASLTYHLTAYSPWEGYRVAFNGSEGRLELLVEESTWTRSSVRGDGASPVMHGATVGDEVGRTELLVRRFWEPARVVKVGSGEGEASAEGGHGGGDVRMLADLFGDRSGGDALGRAADAVDGARSLVTGLAANESFVTGLPVRVRDLLDV
- a CDS encoding cytochrome P450 — its product is MDRELHGRLDELQRNPYPHYERARRAKGLTFIPELDAWLAARDEDVREILRRPDDFSSANALRPDVMPAPAALAVLGGGFGGRPVVVTADGSHHQRLRAPIVRGLSPAKVAAVLPYAAERASALIDAFAEKGHADLMAAYAQRLPGEVIGRIVGLDPKDVPQAVHGGYRAEELLFRPMSEAEQVEAAQDVVAMQQALDAFARVRSKNPQNDLCTELITSLTPQPPPATDLTLDQRHELVAHLQNFLLAGHLTTTALIGTTVLHLLRHPPQWNLLCAEPNRIPAAIEEAARYDTALQGFRRTTTRAITLAGTELPTGSTVFVAFGAANRDGSRHPRPDEFDITRTPGRHVAFGLGVHTCPGSQLAREQLRLTLEQLTTRFPTLRLADDHPVTMRPTLIHRSPQTLHVTW
- a CDS encoding NUDIX hydrolase; this translates as MTLTDEPVERVDERDRVLGIVDRGEAVRRGWLHRVATVVCRDNEGRILVHRRPEHVTRFPGRYNWLLGGGVEVGESYEAAATRELKEELGIRATVRFAFKYLCRGEISPYWMAVHEAVIDEAVVDGDVTPDPSEIAWHDWLPEVELRQRLWQWPFVSDSREAFMKYDALPGTLPPGLP
- a CDS encoding ATP-dependent endonuclease, whose product is MSDMERFRRAVVEWAAGGAGASAAGETARELAVGVGLRTVVLVEGGSDQVAIEALASRRGRDLDSEGVSVVPLGGATSVGRFVDLCGPAGLGVRLAGLCDVGEERFFRRALERAGLGSDIPPEGLEALGFYVCDADLEDELIRSLGVEVVQQVVVDQGESRPFRTFRNQPAQRQRTMEQQLRRFLGTHSGRKAQYARGMVESLDLERTPRPLERLLAHV
- a CDS encoding XdhC family protein, with the translated sequence MLDIADELHRWVEQGRDFAVATVVAVGGSAPRQPGAALAVDSDGTAIGSVSGGCVEGAVYELCQQALADGQPVLERFGYSDEDAFAVGLTCGGIIDILVTPVRAGDSDREIFASALATATRGEAAAVARIAAGPPELLGRALLIRPDGSYEGGFGAHPELDRTAVDEARSFLDAGRTGTLEIGEQGSRCGAPLTLLIESSVPPPRMIVFGAIDFASALVRIGKFLNYRVTVCDARPVFATAARFPEADEIVVDWPHRYLERTQVDARTVLCVLTHDAKFDVPLLQLALRLPVAYVGAMGSRRTHLDRNERLREVGITELELARLRSPIGLDLGARTPEETALSIASEIVANRRGGTGVPLTGAHTPIHHDRSSTPKPTARIGSVA
- a CDS encoding NCS2 family permease, whose amino-acid sequence is MTQQSLEPRTTADDAGEGTRIPAGRSWLDRYFHISKRGSSVAREVRGGVTTFMAMAYILLLNPLILSGKDAAGDTLGQKALITATAFAAAFTTLLMGFFGKVPLALAAGLSVSGVLSSQVAPQMTWPQAMGMCVMYGVVIMLLVVTGLREMIMNAIPLALKHAITMGIGLFVALIGLVKAGFVHQGKATPLSLGATGELAGWPVLLFAVTLLAIFMLQARGIPGAILIGIVGGTVLAVVLNALDVIDAKQWAGGAPELHGSAVSMPDFSIFGDVEFGGWGQVGAMTVGMIVFTLVLAGFFDAMATIIGVGTEAKLADDKGRMPGLSKALFIDGAGGAIGGVSGASGQTVFVESATGVGEGARTGFSSVITGLFFAACLFFTPLTAIVPGEVAAAALVVIGAMMMMNARHVDWADRATAIPVFLTVVIMPFTYSITAGVAAGVISYVAIKVAQSRAREIGAFMWGLTAVFVVYFALNPIESWMGVH
- a CDS encoding (2Fe-2S)-binding protein — translated: MRVNFTVNGRPQEADDVWEGESLLYVLRERMGLPGSKNACEQGECGSCTVRLDGVPVCSCLVAAGQVEGREVVTVEGLADFAKQRAEHGGCASGASGACGTPLDAAKRWEARPSDSQAGEGTELSPIQQAFIDAGAVQCGFCTPGLLVAADEMLERNPTPSDADIREALSGNLCRCTGYEKIMDAVRLAAARQGEVV
- a CDS encoding FAD binding domain-containing protein gives rise to the protein MDFLRPASWEEALAAKAEHPTAVPIAGGTDVMVEINFDHRRPEYLLDLNRIGELGEWEVGEESVRLGASVPYTAIMEQLRGELPGLALASHTVASPQIRNRGGVGGNLGTASPAGDAHPALLAAGAEVEAQSVRGTRLIPIDEFYTGVKRNALAADELIRAVHIKKADGPQQYSKVGTRNAMVIAVCAFGLALHPDTRTVRTGIGSAAPTPVRAKAAEEFLNAALEEGGFWDNGRIITPSVAKQFAELCSAACNPIDDVRGTASYRRHAVGIMARRTLTWTWESYRGTAARSEGVA